From a region of the Streptomyces caniferus genome:
- a CDS encoding carbohydrate ABC transporter permease, producing MTAPAATAPSATRPTRAPARHRGRFGVHLFLSAVSLAFLAPLLLAVYASLRPYEETARYGYFSLPRHLSFDYYRQAFADSGMSRYFLNSLLIAVPGVLLTLFLASFVAFAVARLRIRGGLVLLMVFTAGNLLPQQVIVTPLYVLFNKVPLPYWMSDSLTMYDSYWAVIAVQTAFQLGFCVFVLANFMRTLPREILEAAIVDGAGVWAQYWRVTLPLCRPALAALGTLQFTWMYNDFLWGLVFLSDGDKLPVTSALNNLRGQFFTDYNLLAAGSVLVALPTIVVFLLLQRHFIAGLTLGASKG from the coding sequence ATGACCGCACCCGCCGCTACCGCGCCGTCCGCCACGCGGCCCACCCGCGCGCCGGCCCGCCACCGCGGCCGCTTCGGCGTCCACCTCTTCCTTTCCGCCGTCTCGCTCGCCTTCCTCGCCCCGCTGCTGCTGGCGGTCTACGCCTCGCTGCGCCCCTACGAAGAGACCGCGCGATACGGCTATTTCTCCCTCCCGCGGCATCTCTCCTTCGACTATTACCGACAGGCCTTCGCCGACTCCGGGATGAGCCGGTACTTTCTCAACTCGCTTCTCATCGCCGTCCCCGGCGTCCTGCTCACCCTTTTCCTGGCCTCGTTCGTGGCCTTCGCCGTCGCCCGGCTGCGCATCCGCGGAGGCCTCGTCCTGCTGATGGTCTTCACCGCCGGCAACCTGCTGCCCCAGCAGGTGATCGTCACCCCGCTCTACGTCCTGTTCAACAAGGTTCCGCTGCCGTACTGGATGTCCGACTCCCTGACGATGTACGACTCCTACTGGGCCGTCATCGCCGTGCAGACCGCCTTCCAACTCGGCTTCTGCGTCTTCGTCCTGGCGAATTTCATGCGTACCCTGCCACGGGAAATCCTGGAGGCCGCGATCGTCGACGGCGCCGGCGTCTGGGCGCAGTACTGGCGGGTCACCCTTCCGCTGTGCCGGCCCGCCCTCGCTGCCCTGGGCACCTTGCAATTCACCTGGATGTACAACGATTTCCTCTGGGGCCTGGTATTCCTCTCCGACGGCGACAAACTCCCCGTCACCTCGGCCCTCAACAATCTGCGCGGCCAATTCTTCACCGACTACAACCTTCTCGCCGCGGGATCCGTCCTCGTCGCGCTCCCCACGATCGTGGTCTTCCTGCTCCTCCAGCG
- a CDS encoding carbohydrate ABC transporter permease, with protein MPNTRARRAGRPGPRRHTRRDLVVLGVLLGIPLLLDLALIWGPTLASIGLSFTTWDGIGDIRWAGLKNYDNLFTTYPQFWPAVRHNLLWLGFLGFLAAPFGLLLAVLIDRGVRFSRFYQSTLYMPVVLSLAVVGFIAQLILSRDQGALNAVIGGRNPTDWLGNPGINIWMVLLAACWRHAGYVMILYLAGLKSVDPGLKEAAALDGASERQAFFRVVLPTLRPVNVIVGVITVIESLRAFDIVYAINKGRNGLELLSVLVTDNIIGEAGRIGFGSAIAVVLLLVSLGFIVTYLVQELRGEERR; from the coding sequence GTGCCGAACACCCGCGCACGGCGCGCCGGAAGACCGGGGCCGCGGCGCCACACCCGCCGTGACCTCGTCGTCCTCGGCGTGCTGCTGGGCATACCCCTCCTGCTCGACCTCGCCCTGATCTGGGGCCCGACACTGGCCTCCATCGGACTGTCCTTCACCACCTGGGACGGCATCGGCGATATCCGATGGGCGGGCCTGAAGAATTACGACAACCTCTTCACCACCTACCCCCAGTTCTGGCCGGCGGTCCGCCACAACCTTCTGTGGCTGGGCTTCCTCGGGTTCCTCGCGGCCCCGTTCGGCCTGCTGCTCGCCGTCCTCATCGACCGCGGGGTCCGCTTCAGCCGCTTCTACCAGTCGACGCTCTATATGCCGGTGGTGCTCTCGCTCGCCGTCGTCGGCTTTATCGCCCAGCTGATCCTCTCCAGGGACCAGGGCGCGCTGAACGCCGTCATCGGTGGCCGGAATCCCACCGACTGGCTGGGGAATCCCGGAATCAATATCTGGATGGTCCTGCTGGCCGCCTGCTGGCGGCACGCCGGCTATGTCATGATCCTCTATCTCGCCGGACTGAAATCCGTCGACCCCGGCCTCAAAGAGGCCGCCGCCCTCGACGGCGCCAGCGAACGGCAGGCCTTCTTCCGGGTCGTACTGCCCACCCTGCGCCCGGTGAACGTCATCGTCGGCGTCATCACCGTCATCGAATCGCTGCGCGCCTTCGACATCGTCTACGCCATCAACAAGGGCCGCAACGGCCTGGAACTGCTGTCCGTGCTGGTCACCGACAACATCATCGGGGAGGCAGGCCGGATCGGATTCGGCTCGGCCATCGCCGTCGTCCTGCTGCTGGTCTCGCTGGGATTCATCGTGACCTATCTCGTCCAGGAACTCCGAGGGGAGGAGCGGCGATGA
- a CDS encoding ABC transporter substrate-binding protein → MSRRTLLRSAALGAGAVALPSLLAACGSGPPGVTMGSNASDAVPKKAFAGAFKAYEKKSKKTVRVNTVNHENFQENINRYLQGTPDDVFMWFAGNRMQYFAQKGLLSDISDLWRGFDGFSAALKKQSTGLDGKQYLVPYYYYPWAVFHRKSVFREKGYDIPRTFDQYRALARQMQKDGIVPFAFGDKDGWPAMGTFDYLNMRANGYDFHIALMRGQKAWNSPQVKQVFDLWRGLMPYHQKGANGRTWQEAAQSLAQKKAGMTVLGLPHPGQQFSTADREDLDFFPFPEIDPAHGQDAVEAPIDGFLMSKKAKDKDGAKDLLTFLATPEAEDVYLASDPNNVAVNSGADTAAYTPLQKKAVQLVSGARQISQFMDRDTRPDFASTVMIQAIQQFLSNPDDIDGLVNDIERQKKQIFSAE, encoded by the coding sequence ATGTCCCGCCGGACGCTGCTGCGGAGCGCGGCGCTCGGCGCGGGGGCCGTGGCCCTCCCGTCCCTGCTCGCCGCCTGCGGCAGCGGTCCACCGGGCGTCACGATGGGGTCGAATGCCTCGGACGCCGTGCCGAAGAAGGCCTTCGCCGGGGCCTTCAAGGCCTATGAGAAGAAGTCGAAGAAGACGGTGCGGGTCAACACCGTCAATCACGAGAATTTCCAGGAGAACATCAACCGCTACCTTCAGGGCACTCCGGACGATGTCTTCATGTGGTTCGCCGGCAACCGTATGCAGTACTTCGCACAGAAGGGGCTGCTCTCCGACATCAGCGATCTGTGGCGGGGCTTCGACGGGTTCTCCGCCGCGCTGAAGAAGCAGTCGACGGGGCTGGACGGCAAGCAGTACCTGGTGCCGTACTACTACTATCCGTGGGCCGTCTTCCACCGGAAGAGCGTGTTCCGGGAGAAGGGGTACGACATCCCCAGGACCTTCGACCAATACCGGGCGCTCGCACGGCAGATGCAGAAGGACGGAATCGTGCCGTTCGCCTTCGGCGACAAGGACGGCTGGCCGGCGATGGGCACCTTCGACTACCTCAATATGCGCGCCAACGGCTACGACTTCCATATCGCGCTGATGCGCGGACAGAAGGCCTGGAACAGCCCGCAGGTCAAGCAGGTCTTCGACCTGTGGCGAGGCCTGATGCCCTATCACCAAAAGGGCGCCAACGGCCGTACCTGGCAGGAGGCCGCACAGTCCCTCGCGCAGAAGAAAGCCGGTATGACCGTGCTCGGACTGCCGCACCCCGGCCAGCAGTTCAGCACCGCCGACCGGGAGGACCTGGACTTCTTCCCCTTCCCGGAAATCGATCCGGCCCATGGACAGGACGCGGTCGAGGCCCCGATCGACGGATTTCTGATGTCGAAGAAGGCCAAGGACAAGGACGGGGCGAAGGACCTGCTGACGTTCCTCGCCACGCCCGAGGCGGAGGACGTCTATCTCGCGTCCGACCCCAACAACGTCGCGGTCAACAGCGGTGCGGACACCGCCGCGTACACCCCGCTGCAGAAGAAGGCCGTCCAACTCGTATCGGGCGCCCGGCAGATATCGCAGTTCATGGACCGCGACACCCGGCCCGATTTCGCCTCGACCGTGATGATCCAGGCGATCCAGCAGTTCCTCAGCAATCCGGATGACATCGACGGCCTGGTCAACGACATTGAACGCCAGAAGAAGCAGATCTTTTCCGCCGAATGA
- a CDS encoding NPCBM/NEW2 domain-containing protein — protein MRVHIRTIHRRGHRRIVGALSAALLCTAGVTALPAAARTPDSPGAGPASTAAAPRLPDGLAKTPPMGFNNWNSTHCRAEFNEEMVKGIADLFIAKGLKDAGYQYVNLDDCWALPTRDGNGKLVPDPQRFPHGIKAVADYVHSKGLKFGIYTSAGIKTCNPAGFPGGLGHEKSDAQQFADWGVDYLKYDNCNNLGVDAKQRYRTMRDALKATGRPIVYSICEWGENKPWEWASDVGHLWRTTGDISDSWSSMLGIAKQNLPLAPHAGPGHWNDPDMLEVGNGGMTDTEYRSHFALWSMMAAPLLIGSDLRKATPETFEILANKDLIAIDQDPLGKQATVVKSESGRWTLVRQLADGARAVALFNETGRPQRITTTAGELGLPQADGYRLRDLWRHQNTHTTGTVSATVPAHGTTVYRISADKRWAAYPPAVETGTDRTPLVEAGTPGGLRSTVRNLGGTPATHLTVTLKAPQGWRVRATSPATDRALPGGRTLTTGWKITAPAGTAPGAYDLPLTADYRSPRGERITTTLPGTAHVVVPPPAGTADAADLPWLTATNGWGPVEKNTSVGESDAGDGRPLSIGGTGFAKGLGVHAPSEVSFYTGGRCSVFTAQVGIDDESGDRGSVGFEVWADGKQVATSPSVTGADAARTVSAPVAGARTVQLVVTDGGDGIDYDHADWADAKFQC, from the coding sequence ATGCGCGTTCACATCCGCACCATCCACCGGCGAGGTCACCGAAGAATCGTCGGAGCGCTGTCCGCCGCCCTGCTGTGTACGGCAGGGGTGACCGCCCTGCCCGCCGCGGCCCGTACGCCCGACTCCCCGGGAGCCGGCCCCGCCTCCACCGCCGCGGCCCCCCGGCTCCCCGACGGGCTCGCCAAGACGCCCCCGATGGGCTTCAACAACTGGAACTCCACCCACTGCCGGGCCGAGTTCAACGAGGAGATGGTCAAGGGCATCGCCGATCTCTTCATCGCCAAGGGCCTCAAGGACGCCGGCTATCAGTACGTCAACCTCGACGACTGCTGGGCACTGCCCACCCGCGACGGGAACGGCAAGCTGGTGCCGGATCCGCAGCGCTTCCCCCACGGCATCAAGGCGGTGGCCGACTATGTCCACTCCAAGGGACTGAAATTCGGCATCTACACGAGCGCCGGTATCAAAACCTGCAATCCGGCCGGATTCCCCGGCGGCCTGGGCCATGAGAAGTCCGACGCCCAGCAGTTCGCGGACTGGGGCGTGGACTACCTCAAGTACGACAACTGCAATAACCTCGGTGTGGACGCCAAGCAGCGGTACCGCACGATGCGGGACGCGCTCAAGGCCACCGGGCGGCCCATCGTCTACAGCATCTGCGAATGGGGCGAGAACAAGCCCTGGGAGTGGGCGTCGGACGTAGGGCATCTGTGGCGCACGACCGGGGACATCAGTGACTCCTGGTCGAGCATGCTCGGGATCGCCAAGCAGAATCTGCCGCTCGCCCCGCACGCCGGTCCCGGCCACTGGAACGACCCGGACATGCTGGAGGTCGGCAACGGCGGCATGACCGACACCGAGTACCGCAGCCACTTCGCCCTGTGGTCGATGATGGCCGCCCCGCTGCTGATCGGCTCCGATCTGCGCAAGGCCACCCCGGAGACGTTCGAGATCCTGGCCAACAAAGACCTCATCGCCATCGACCAGGACCCGCTCGGCAAGCAGGCCACAGTGGTGAAGTCCGAGTCCGGCCGCTGGACGCTGGTCAGGCAACTGGCCGATGGCGCCCGCGCGGTGGCGCTGTTCAACGAGACCGGCCGGCCGCAGCGGATCACCACCACCGCCGGGGAACTGGGCCTCCCGCAGGCCGACGGCTACCGGCTGCGCGATCTGTGGCGGCACCAGAACACCCACACCACGGGCACGGTCTCGGCGACCGTCCCGGCGCACGGCACCACCGTCTACCGGATCTCCGCCGACAAGCGCTGGGCCGCCTACCCACCGGCCGTCGAGACCGGCACCGACCGTACGCCGCTGGTCGAGGCCGGAACGCCCGGCGGCCTCCGCTCCACCGTCCGCAACCTGGGCGGCACCCCCGCGACGCACCTCACCGTCACGCTGAAGGCCCCGCAGGGCTGGCGGGTCCGGGCCACCTCTCCGGCAACGGACCGCGCGCTGCCCGGCGGCAGGACGCTCACCACCGGCTGGAAGATCACCGCACCGGCCGGCACCGCCCCCGGCGCCTACGATCTCCCGCTCACCGCCGACTACCGCTCACCACGCGGCGAGCGGATCACCACCACGCTGCCCGGCACCGCCCATGTCGTGGTGCCGCCACCGGCCGGGACCGCGGACGCCGCCGACCTCCCCTGGCTCACCGCCACCAACGGCTGGGGCCCGGTCGAGAAGAACACCAGCGTCGGCGAGAGCGACGCCGGGGACGGCAGGCCGCTCAGCATCGGCGGCACCGGCTTCGCGAAGGGCCTCGGGGTGCACGCCCCCAGCGAGGTGAGCTTCTACACCGGCGGGCGGTGCTCCGTGTTCACGGCCCAGGTCGGCATCGACGACGAGTCCGGTGACCGCGGGTCGGTGGGCTTCGAGGTGTGGGCCGACGGCAAACAGGTCGCCACCAGTCCCTCGGTGACCGGGGCCGACGCCGCCAGGACCGTCAGTGCGCCGGTCGCCGGAGCGCGGACCGTCCAGCTCGTCGTGACCGACGGCGGGGACGGCATCGACTACGACCACGCCGACTGGGCGGACGCAAAGTTCCAGTGCTGA
- a CDS encoding serine/threonine-protein kinase: MTPGEPEQGGADEERGADGASGSDGTGATPPGGATPPGGATPPGDAAGEAGHGAPPAAAASGPRRGHDADLTGRLLGGRYRVTGRIGRGGMGVVCRAVDEVLGREVAVKVLRAYTDASAPELADLRTRMQREARAAARIRHSGVVTVHDVIDEDGRPVIVMELVDGPSLDDVLDQRGPLAPREIARIGAQVMDALDAAHRAGVLHRDVKPGNVLLDNWGQRAGRSGAGEGRVVLTDFGIASIEAPGDGATTHLTRSGELVGSLDYLPPERAQGQDPTPASDIWSLGMTLYAAVEGGGAPFRRTSVWSTLTAIVTEALPEPRRAGPLTPVLHALMAKNPADRPTAARARSLLEAVAEGRDPGLGASYLPTATDVRAVAPQSPPQEPSGPAADAASPPPGWLSGSGSQGVPETGPTPPSPPTPSPPGHPGHDPHLTPPSPHQAPQGQADATRNQAPGYTFPTAGPAGDPPGVVAGPSMGGAGAPPYAGNPAGRDTERVPARGRRRVGLAAAAVLAVLAAGGGATYALVGGGPSAAVADRGRQSAPPAGTPDGQGAPGVSAGKGGDKAEGKSGGSSGGRSDGKGEARGGNGGEGTVPSASDRPSGAGTSKGQSKTAATGGSSDGSGGAQGGTDGGGGDGQGGTSGGSGGDSGGSGGGEPTQGPSCASIGGGKANCEVWRTASSYDRSFRQVGTLNSGTNYFYCQTKLGHRETYGKWTNVWWARTDDDSGNSGVYVSVVYLKGGANDQPVPGLPTC; the protein is encoded by the coding sequence GTGACACCGGGGGAGCCCGAGCAGGGCGGAGCGGACGAGGAGCGCGGGGCGGACGGCGCGAGCGGCTCCGACGGAACGGGCGCCACCCCACCGGGCGGCGCCACCCCACCGGGCGGCGCCACCCCACCGGGCGACGCCGCCGGGGAGGCCGGCCATGGAGCGCCACCTGCCGCCGCCGCGAGCGGGCCGCGCCGCGGCCATGACGCCGACCTGACCGGGCGGTTGCTGGGCGGCAGGTACCGCGTGACCGGCCGGATCGGGCGCGGCGGCATGGGCGTGGTCTGCCGCGCCGTCGACGAGGTGCTGGGCCGCGAGGTCGCGGTCAAGGTCCTGCGCGCCTACACCGATGCCTCCGCCCCCGAACTGGCCGATCTGCGCACCCGTATGCAGCGCGAGGCACGGGCCGCGGCCCGCATCCGGCACTCCGGTGTGGTCACCGTCCACGACGTCATCGACGAGGACGGGCGCCCCGTCATCGTCATGGAGCTGGTGGACGGCCCCTCGCTGGACGACGTCCTGGACCAGCGGGGCCCGCTCGCTCCGAGGGAGATCGCCCGGATCGGCGCCCAGGTGATGGATGCCCTGGACGCCGCCCACCGGGCCGGTGTGCTGCACCGCGATGTGAAGCCCGGCAATGTCCTGCTGGACAACTGGGGTCAGCGCGCGGGCCGTTCGGGCGCCGGGGAGGGCCGGGTGGTCCTCACCGACTTCGGCATCGCCAGTATCGAGGCCCCGGGCGACGGCGCGACCACCCATCTCACCCGCAGCGGCGAACTGGTCGGCTCGCTCGACTACTTGCCGCCCGAGCGGGCGCAGGGACAGGACCCCACCCCGGCCTCGGACATCTGGTCCCTCGGGATGACCCTGTACGCGGCCGTCGAGGGCGGCGGTGCGCCGTTCCGGCGTACGTCGGTGTGGTCGACGCTCACCGCGATCGTCACCGAGGCGCTCCCCGAGCCCCGGCGGGCCGGGCCGCTCACCCCCGTACTGCACGCCCTGATGGCCAAGAACCCGGCCGACCGGCCCACCGCCGCTCGCGCCCGGAGCCTGCTGGAGGCCGTGGCCGAGGGGCGCGACCCCGGGCTCGGGGCTTCGTACCTGCCCACGGCGACCGACGTACGGGCGGTCGCCCCGCAGTCCCCGCCGCAGGAGCCGTCCGGTCCCGCCGCCGACGCGGCTTCTCCGCCGCCCGGTTGGCTTTCCGGTTCCGGGTCCCAGGGCGTACCGGAGACCGGGCCCACGCCGCCGTCGCCACCAACGCCGTCGCCGCCTGGACACCCCGGGCACGACCCGCACCTCACGCCCCCGTCGCCACACCAGGCCCCCCAGGGGCAGGCCGACGCCACCAGGAACCAGGCACCGGGTTACACGTTCCCGACCGCCGGCCCCGCCGGTGACCCGCCCGGCGTGGTGGCCGGTCCGTCCATGGGCGGTGCGGGTGCCCCTCCGTACGCGGGAAACCCGGCCGGGCGGGATACCGAACGGGTCCCCGCCCGCGGGCGGCGCCGTGTGGGCCTTGCCGCGGCGGCCGTGCTCGCCGTGCTCGCGGCCGGGGGCGGTGCGACCTATGCGCTGGTCGGCGGGGGCCCGAGCGCTGCGGTCGCGGACCGCGGGCGGCAGTCGGCTCCGCCGGCCGGGACGCCGGACGGGCAGGGTGCGCCGGGCGTGTCCGCCGGCAAGGGCGGCGACAAGGCCGAGGGGAAGTCCGGCGGGAGCTCCGGGGGGAGGTCCGACGGCAAGGGCGAGGCGAGGGGCGGGAACGGCGGAGAGGGAACAGTGCCGTCCGCTTCGGACCGGCCCTCCGGTGCGGGTACGTCCAAGGGGCAGTCCAAGACTGCTGCCACGGGCGGGAGTTCGGACGGGAGCGGTGGCGCCCAGGGCGGCACGGACGGTGGAGGCGGTGATGGCCAGGGCGGCACGTCCGGCGGTTCCGGCGGCGACAGCGGCGGCAGCGGCGGCGGTGAGCCGACCCAAGGGCCGTCGTGTGCGTCGATCGGCGGCGGCAAGGCCAACTGCGAGGTGTGGCGCACCGCGAGCTCGTACGACCGGTCCTTCCGGCAGGTCGGCACCCTCAATTCGGGCACCAACTACTTCTACTGCCAGACGAAGCTGGGCCACCGGGAGACGTACGGGAAGTGGACGAACGTCTGGTGGGCGAGGACCGATGACGACAGCGGCAACTCCGGTGTCTACGTCAGCGTGGTCTACCTCAAGGGTGGGGCGAACGATCAGCCCGTCCCCGGCCTGCCCACCTGCTGA
- a CDS encoding ROK family protein, which yields MQTDLSAALDIGGTKIAGALVDARGRLLERAARPTPADKDGATVMRAVAEVVAELAAGPDWARVAAVGIGSAGPVDASSGTVSPVNIPGWRDFPLVAGVRALVGERPVVLVGDGVAMTAAEHWLGAARDHANALCMVVSTGVGGGLVLNGRLHPGPTGNAGHIGHISVEVDGDPCPCGSRGCVERIASGPNIARRALANGWQPGPDGDTSAVAVAAAARAGDPVALRSFERAARALAAGIAATATLVEIDIAVIGGGVAGAGDVLFAPLRAALREYATLSFVRGLTVVPAQMGTDAGVVGAAAAARQRSRTDAFVPAP from the coding sequence ATGCAGACCGACCTCAGCGCAGCGTTGGACATTGGCGGTACCAAGATCGCCGGCGCTCTGGTGGATGCCCGCGGCAGACTCCTCGAACGGGCCGCCCGGCCCACCCCCGCCGACAAGGACGGGGCGACGGTGATGCGTGCGGTGGCCGAGGTGGTCGCCGAGCTGGCCGCGGGGCCCGACTGGGCGCGGGTGGCGGCCGTCGGCATCGGCAGCGCGGGCCCGGTCGACGCCTCGTCCGGCACCGTCAGCCCCGTCAACATCCCCGGCTGGCGCGACTTCCCGCTCGTCGCCGGAGTGCGCGCGCTCGTCGGGGAGCGCCCGGTCGTGCTGGTCGGCGACGGTGTCGCGATGACCGCGGCCGAACACTGGCTGGGTGCCGCGCGCGATCACGCCAACGCGCTGTGCATGGTGGTCTCCACGGGCGTCGGCGGCGGACTCGTCCTCAACGGCCGGCTCCACCCGGGCCCCACGGGGAACGCTGGGCACATCGGTCACATCAGCGTCGAGGTCGACGGCGACCCCTGCCCGTGCGGGTCCCGCGGCTGCGTCGAACGGATCGCCAGCGGGCCCAACATCGCCCGCCGGGCGCTGGCCAACGGCTGGCAGCCGGGACCCGACGGCGACACCAGCGCCGTGGCCGTCGCCGCCGCCGCGCGCGCCGGCGACCCGGTCGCCCTGCGCTCCTTCGAACGGGCCGCGCGGGCGCTGGCCGCCGGGATCGCCGCGACCGCCACGCTCGTGGAGATCGATATCGCCGTCATCGGCGGGGGAGTCGCGGGCGCGGGTGACGTCCTCTTCGCCCCCTTGCGGGCTGCCCTGCGGGAGTACGCGACGCTGTCGTTCGTGCGGGGCCTGACGGTCGTACCGGCTCAAATGGGAACGGACGCCGGGGTGGTGGGCGCCGCCGCGGCCGCCCGGCAACGGTCCCGTACCGATGCCTTCGTCCCCGCGCCCTGA